In the genome of Patescibacteria group bacterium, one region contains:
- a CDS encoding DUF4325 domain-containing protein, with protein sequence MRIEIKQLGTVLSSRPAGKEALLAIRSSLLRDVKKTEVVELNFAGVDALTPSWADEFVTPLKEEWGGMLHYINTENPSVTATLEFLKTINADRR encoded by the coding sequence ATGCGTATTGAGATAAAACAACTAGGAACGGTGCTGAGTTCGCGCCCCGCTGGCAAAGAAGCGCTTTTAGCCATAAGATCAAGTCTTCTTCGTGATGTGAAAAAAACAGAAGTTGTGGAGCTGAATTTTGCTGGGGTTGATGCTCTTACCCCATCCTGGGCTGATGAATTTGTGACCCCATTGAAAGAAGAATGGGGGGGCATGCTTCATTATATAAATACGGAAAATCCTTCCGTAACGGCGACGCTTGAGTTTTTGAAGACAATCAATGCAGATAGGAGATAA
- a CDS encoding methyltransferase domain-containing protein, whose product MKKFIEKQTRDFYNGDDMIYRSFWDQQGNCHWGYFPNVKISFLQSMTELNKKMLKLSGITEKSNVLDLGCGNGNNTYFINSKTGARVTGIDLSDTRIENAKKVLSRKSSKVKSNIKFHQGTAILLPFKDKTFSAVWSQATMYHVHDKAMALKEVARVLKKDGVFIFDDLIKPNKNISPQAKKLVYERLLFDTDFDFVSYQQELKNLRFRIMYAEDMSWHYAMSYKKLADIAEEKIKKGENKEFHEEYKKLIVAYRQTWKIMEKGDVGWALFICKKL is encoded by the coding sequence ATGAAAAAATTTATTGAAAAACAAACAAGGGATTTTTATAATGGCGACGATATGATTTATCGTTCTTTTTGGGATCAGCAAGGAAATTGTCATTGGGGTTATTTCCCAAATGTAAAAATCTCCTTTTTACAATCAATGACGGAACTCAATAAAAAAATGTTGAAATTATCTGGTATTACGGAAAAATCAAATGTTTTAGATTTAGGATGTGGAAACGGAAATAATACTTATTTTATAAATTCAAAAACAGGAGCAAGGGTAACAGGTATTGATTTAAGTGATACGCGTATTGAGAATGCAAAAAAAGTTTTGTCTAGAAAATCTTCCAAAGTAAAAAGTAACATAAAATTTCACCAAGGAACGGCAATTCTACTTCCTTTTAAAGACAAAACTTTTTCGGCAGTTTGGAGCCAGGCGACTATGTATCATGTTCATGATAAAGCAATGGCATTAAAAGAAGTCGCTCGTGTTTTGAAAAAGGATGGAGTATTTATTTTTGATGATTTGATTAAACCTAATAAAAATATCAGTCCTCAAGCTAAAAAGCTGGTTTACGAACGACTTCTTTTTGATACTGATTTTGACTTTGTTTCTTATCAGCAAGAATTAAAAAATTTAAGATTTAGAATTATGTATGCCGAAGATATGTCATGGCATTATGCTATGAGTTATAAAAAACTCGCTGACATTGCAGAAGAAAAAATTAAAAAAGGTGAAAATAAAGAATTTCATGAGGAATATAAAAAATTAATAGTTGCTTACAGACAAACATGGAAAATAATGGAAAAAGGTGATGTTGGTTGGGCACTGTTTATCTGTAAAAAACTTTAA
- a CDS encoding TspO/MBR family protein, with the protein MSNTFKFIIAITISELAGIIGSVFTVSSIIGWYPVLAKPVLNPPAWVFGPVWTTLFALMGTAAFLIWKKGLDRKDVKIALGIFLGQLILNTFWSIIFFGLHSPGGAFVEIMFLWFAILATIIAFYKISKPAAWLFVPYILWVSFAAYLNYAIWALN; encoded by the coding sequence ATGAGCAATACATTTAAGTTTATTATCGCCATCACTATTTCCGAACTTGCCGGCATCATTGGTTCAGTATTTACTGTGTCATCTATCATAGGTTGGTATCCAGTACTGGCTAAGCCGGTTCTCAATCCTCCGGCATGGGTGTTCGGACCGGTCTGGACAACACTCTTTGCGCTTATGGGCACCGCGGCCTTCCTTATCTGGAAGAAGGGACTGGATCGCAAGGATGTAAAAATCGCTCTCGGCATATTCTTAGGTCAGCTGATCTTGAACACGTTTTGGTCAATTATTTTTTTTGGTCTGCACAGCCCTGGCGGCGCATTTGTCGAGATCATGTTTCTTTGGTTCGCCATTCTTGCTACGATTATCGCCTTTTATAAAATTTCAAAACCTGCTGCATGGCTTTTCGTGCCCTACATTCTTTGGGTGAGCTTTGCCGCATATTTAAATTACGCAATCTGGGCATTGAATTAA
- a CDS encoding cupin domain-containing protein — MKIIHQDETRKVQNSRQCRVYEYPLEDKDINGAFVKITGREPDEGRVVNLVCKELAYVISGSGIIVIEDKEIKFKVGDLILIEPGEKFFWNGNMDLFLPCSPAWYSDQYKRVE; from the coding sequence ATGAAAATTATTCATCAAGATGAAACTAGGAAGGTGCAAAATAGTAGACAATGTCGGGTTTATGAATATCCTTTAGAGGATAAAGACATAAACGGAGCTTTTGTTAAAATAACAGGCCGAGAGCCAGATGAGGGTAGGGTGGTAAATTTGGTGTGTAAAGAATTAGCCTATGTTATAAGTGGTTCAGGAATAATCGTGATAGAGGATAAAGAAATAAAATTTAAAGTTGGCGATTTAATTTTAATTGAGCCAGGAGAAAAGTTTTTTTGGAATGGCAATATGGATTTATTCCTTCCATGCTCTCCGGCTTGGTACTCTGACCAGTATAAGAGAGTAGAATAA
- a CDS encoding phosphotransferase, protein MKQENYSGLNKAFSSQVRIEKRDGKEIIIKQINAQESQSEVFFHDQLKSIGLPAMEMALDSEGLAITFIPGAITLGDNETPELYKKLGHILKKIHSITFDKPFFLDANGQQQEVAWDQFVKNRLEFAITRQKQRNGMSEDICNLIKKIVLKKVTIFSGKPALLHGDLHSNNVLLKGSDLFVFDKAAQIMAGDPMYDLSLFAIALSGALYGVSDSIERDKLLMSAFISGYDTDFTEDKDLFNAYVLFRCVERWPNPFEQEIPQIVESILLLNSA, encoded by the coding sequence ATGAAACAAGAGAACTATAGTGGATTGAATAAAGCGTTTTCATCACAGGTACGGATCGAGAAGCGAGATGGTAAGGAAATCATAATAAAACAAATTAACGCTCAAGAAAGCCAATCTGAGGTATTTTTTCATGATCAATTGAAGAGTATTGGTTTACCTGCTATGGAGATGGCACTCGATAGCGAAGGCTTAGCTATCACATTTATTCCAGGCGCAATAACTCTTGGAGATAACGAGACACCAGAGCTCTATAAAAAGCTTGGCCATATACTTAAGAAAATACATAGTATTACATTTGATAAGCCCTTTTTTCTTGACGCGAATGGGCAGCAACAAGAGGTTGCGTGGGATCAGTTTGTAAAAAATAGGTTAGAGTTCGCCATTACACGACAAAAGCAGCGTAATGGGATGAGTGAAGATATCTGCAATTTGATCAAGAAAATCGTTCTAAAAAAAGTCACTATCTTTTCTGGGAAACCAGCGTTATTACATGGAGATTTACACTCAAACAACGTACTTTTAAAAGGCTCAGATTTGTTCGTCTTTGATAAGGCAGCTCAAATTATGGCCGGGGATCCCATGTATGATCTGTCGTTATTTGCCATTGCATTATCCGGAGCTTTATATGGGGTGAGTGACAGCATCGAAAGAGACAAGCTTCTCATGTCTGCATTCATCAGTGGATACGATACTGATTTCACAGAAGATAAAGATCTTTTCAACGCTTACGTACTATTCCGTTGCGTGGAGCGTTGGCCCAATCCCTTTGAGCAGGAAATACCCCAGATTGTGGAAAGCATACTTTTATTGAATAGTGCCTGA
- a CDS encoding HAD family phosphatase produces MSYRGIIFDFNGVILWDTPWHKQAWFLLSKELRGTSFTEEEWLVLIGRNNSDILQYIFGNPITTEQATYLGLRKEELYRSIAKSHPNDLRLSSGAEELFGWLCGNNIPHTIATSSEITNLEFYLETFDLKQWFDRSIIIYDDGAVPCKPNPELYLRAAVAIGLQPSECVIVEDSASGIKAAHSANAGKIIALGPREEHARLRTIEGVNQVVCSLAQISHDDFA; encoded by the coding sequence ATGTCCTATCGTGGAATAATTTTTGATTTTAATGGTGTTATTCTTTGGGATACCCCTTGGCATAAACAGGCATGGTTTTTGTTATCAAAAGAGCTTCGAGGGACTTCTTTTACTGAGGAAGAATGGCTTGTTCTCATTGGTCGGAATAATAGCGATATACTTCAATATATTTTTGGCAATCCAATTACGACAGAACAAGCAACATATCTCGGACTGCGCAAAGAGGAGTTGTATCGTTCGATCGCAAAATCTCATCCCAATGACCTTCGACTTTCTTCGGGTGCCGAGGAGCTGTTCGGCTGGCTTTGCGGAAATAATATTCCTCACACAATTGCGACATCGTCAGAAATCACCAATCTCGAATTTTATCTTGAAACGTTTGACCTTAAGCAGTGGTTTGATCGGTCAATAATTATTTATGACGATGGTGCGGTTCCGTGCAAGCCAAATCCCGAACTTTATCTTCGCGCAGCCGTAGCAATAGGACTTCAGCCCTCCGAATGTGTGATTGTTGAAGATTCTGCGTCTGGCATTAAAGCAGCACACTCGGCAAATGCCGGAAAAATAATTGCACTGGGACCCCGAGAAGAACATGCTCGCTTACGTACAATCGAGGGTGTAAATCAGGTGGTTTGTTCTCTTGCCCAAATCAGTCACGATGACTTCGCGTAG
- a CDS encoding aminoacetone oxidase family FAD-binding enzyme yields the protein MKKYNVIVIGGGAAGMMAAGTAAAYGKNVLLLEKNARLGEKLKITGGGRCNITNAEFDTHLLLRNYGTAASFLHSSFAQFGIQDTFDFFASRNLPLVVQGQKRVFPKSERAVDVYSVLEKYLRESHVTIKTGMRIEGMIKDGAKITGVIASGKKIYGDAFILATGGTSHPETGSTGDGFTWLRDLGHIAHRPTPTIVPLAVKNQIVKKLAGVTCKNIKISFLVDGKKQFSKKGDLLFTHFGISGPVVLNSSANVGDLMHQGVVTAVIDFFPASDEQTLEQMVLALFDQNKNKALKNVFSQIAPVQLLASLPNTYSDTRVHSITKEQRKMIIRTLKSFSLTITSLMGLDRAVLADGGVDLHEINNKTMGSALYDNLYIIGDLLHIRRPSGGYSLQLCWTTGFVAGKNA from the coding sequence ATGAAAAAATATAATGTCATTGTGATTGGCGGAGGCGCTGCAGGTATGATGGCTGCTGGCACGGCTGCCGCGTACGGAAAGAATGTTTTGCTACTGGAAAAGAATGCACGACTCGGTGAGAAATTAAAAATTACCGGTGGTGGACGCTGCAATATAACGAACGCTGAGTTTGACACACATCTTCTGCTTAGAAATTATGGTACTGCCGCTTCATTTTTGCATTCCTCATTTGCGCAATTTGGCATTCAGGATACGTTTGATTTTTTTGCATCTCGCAACCTACCCCTTGTAGTCCAAGGGCAAAAGCGGGTATTTCCAAAAAGTGAGCGAGCCGTTGACGTGTATAGCGTGTTGGAAAAATATCTCCGCGAGTCCCATGTTACGATTAAAACAGGGATGCGCATCGAGGGAATGATCAAAGATGGCGCGAAGATTACCGGTGTTATCGCAAGTGGTAAAAAAATATACGGTGATGCCTTCATTCTTGCTACGGGAGGTACGTCGCACCCTGAAACAGGCTCTACAGGAGATGGGTTTACGTGGCTCCGCGACTTGGGACATATAGCTCATCGTCCCACACCAACCATTGTCCCATTGGCCGTAAAAAATCAAATTGTGAAAAAGCTAGCAGGCGTCACTTGTAAAAACATTAAGATTTCTTTCTTGGTTGATGGTAAAAAGCAATTTTCAAAAAAAGGTGATTTGCTCTTCACGCATTTTGGCATATCCGGCCCCGTCGTACTGAACAGCTCCGCGAACGTCGGTGATCTTATGCATCAGGGTGTAGTAACTGCAGTCATTGATTTCTTTCCTGCCTCTGACGAGCAAACCCTAGAACAGATGGTACTCGCACTCTTTGACCAAAACAAAAATAAAGCATTAAAAAACGTATTTTCACAGATAGCTCCAGTACAGCTTCTTGCAAGCCTCCCAAACACGTATAGCGATACCCGTGTGCATAGCATAACAAAAGAACAAAGAAAGATGATCATACGAACGTTGAAATCATTTTCATTGACAATCACCTCCCTCATGGGGCTTGATCGGGCTGTTCTGGCTGATGGCGGTGTTGATTTGCATGAAATCAACAACAAGACCATGGGATCAGCGCTCTATGACAATTTGTATATCATCGGCGATCTGCTTCATATTCGACGCCCCTCAGGCGGATATTCCCTACAGCTTTGTTGGACAACGGGTTTCGTTGCCGGAAAAAATGCTTGA
- a CDS encoding DMT family transporter yields the protein MTHSRTYGSSLVLISALIFGSYGVWSRLIGSAMGNFYQGWTRAFLILLVLVPIAYLRKEIVRIHPKDRFWMALFLLFTSLTQAPLFYAFNHMDIGTAQLLFYVSMLLTMNVIGVCTFDERMTKLKIISSLLAFIGMYLVFSFSLEAFTLFAALMAIVNGVASGGEVAFSKKLTGNYSPLYVVLLSWAIILPTNAVLSLGFGEIQIAPSLSIPWFWQLCYSAVSLAGFWLVIEGVKYIDASIAALIGLMEVLFGILFGVVVFGERITPLIIIGGICIISAASLAPIASLVKNKRKTIFLPE from the coding sequence ATGACGCATTCACGCACTTACGGAAGTAGTCTTGTTCTCATTTCCGCACTCATATTCGGCAGTTATGGCGTATGGTCGCGCCTGATCGGCTCTGCCATGGGAAACTTTTATCAAGGGTGGACACGCGCATTTTTGATACTGCTTGTTCTGGTGCCGATCGCGTATCTACGAAAAGAGATTGTTCGTATTCATCCTAAAGACCGTTTTTGGATGGCGCTTTTTCTTCTTTTTACATCACTGACGCAAGCACCACTTTTTTATGCTTTTAATCACATGGACATCGGGACTGCGCAGCTTCTTTTTTACGTTTCAATGTTGTTGACCATGAATGTTATCGGTGTGTGTACTTTCGATGAACGCATGACTAAACTGAAAATCATTTCTTCTCTCCTCGCTTTCATTGGTATGTATCTGGTGTTTTCATTCTCACTTGAAGCGTTTACGCTCTTTGCTGCGCTGATGGCTATTGTCAACGGTGTTGCAAGCGGGGGAGAGGTGGCATTTTCAAAAAAGCTCACAGGGAATTATTCTCCGCTCTATGTCGTTCTCTTAAGCTGGGCCATTATTTTGCCGACTAATGCTGTTCTTTCACTCGGATTCGGCGAGATACAGATTGCTCCAAGTCTTTCGATACCGTGGTTCTGGCAACTGTGTTATAGTGCCGTATCATTGGCGGGATTTTGGCTGGTTATTGAAGGTGTAAAATATATTGACGCAAGCATTGCGGCACTCATCGGATTGATGGAAGTACTCTTTGGCATACTTTTTGGGGTTGTCGTATTTGGAGAGAGAATTACACCTTTAATTATCATCGGAGGAATCTGTATTATTTCAGCCGCATCACTTGCTCCGATTGCTTCACTCGTGAAGAACAAGAGAAAAACTATTTTCTTGCCGGAATAA
- a CDS encoding VIT1/CCC1 transporter family protein encodes MPTSALTIRNIVFGAEDSLVSTLGFLAGISVGGFEARFILLSGLVLVFVEAFSMGVGSFLSEESSEEYEQKKSVPLAPSLHAGLTMFASYLISGFIPLGPYFLFSPTTALWVSMACSLIALFILGYFSGSESGVHPFRTGIRMLVIGGGAMMIGIVIGQFLKL; translated from the coding sequence ATGCCTACTTCTGCACTCACAATACGAAATATCGTTTTTGGCGCTGAAGATAGCCTTGTTTCAACACTTGGTTTTCTTGCTGGCATTTCTGTCGGTGGGTTTGAGGCACGCTTCATCCTACTTTCGGGATTGGTCTTGGTTTTTGTCGAAGCTTTTTCCATGGGTGTTGGCAGTTTTCTTTCGGAGGAATCTTCTGAAGAGTATGAACAGAAAAAGTCTGTACCGCTGGCACCATCGCTTCATGCCGGACTTACCATGTTTGCCTCCTACCTCATTTCCGGTTTCATTCCGCTTGGCCCTTATTTTCTGTTTTCACCCACAACAGCACTTTGGGTGTCAATGGCTTGCTCGCTTATTGCATTATTTATCCTTGGATATTTCAGTGGGAGCGAGTCCGGAGTACATCCTTTTCGAACCGGCATTCGCATGCTTGTAATTGGCGGCGGTGCAATGATGATAGGAATAGTCATTGGTCAATTTCTTAAATTATAA
- a CDS encoding HD domain-containing protein, protein MNLQNLFKCVKLTHGLQQVKRSIFTAGEDRRENDSEHQYQLAMTAWYVIVTENLPLNVDKVLKYSLVHDMVEVYAGDAHFYGDRNGKEERERDAANRLRAEFSEIPEWHQLIDDYEHKVDKECLFIYALDKLLPAINIYFDRGRTWREQRISLDMVVNKKREKIACSEEVMDYFNQLVVLLKAEAPDLFSKTTDGAPCTNPCCRDK, encoded by the coding sequence ATGAATTTACAAAATTTGTTTAAATGCGTAAAACTTACGCATGGGCTTCAGCAAGTGAAGCGCAGCATTTTTACAGCAGGAGAGGATAGGAGAGAGAATGATTCTGAACACCAATACCAGCTTGCCATGACCGCATGGTATGTGATTGTAACGGAAAATCTTCCCCTGAATGTTGATAAAGTCCTTAAATACTCTCTGGTGCATGACATGGTGGAAGTCTATGCGGGTGATGCGCATTTTTATGGCGATAGAAACGGCAAGGAAGAACGCGAGCGCGATGCGGCCAATCGCCTGCGCGCCGAATTTTCTGAAATTCCTGAATGGCACCAGCTTATTGACGATTACGAGCATAAGGTTGATAAGGAATGCCTTTTTATTTATGCTCTCGACAAGCTTTTACCGGCAATCAATATTTATTTTGATCGTGGACGTACGTGGCGTGAACAGCGCATCAGCCTTGACATGGTCGTAAATAAGAAACGCGAGAAAATCGCATGTTCCGAGGAGGTCATGGATTATTTCAATCAGCTTGTGGTACTATTGAAAGCTGAAGCACCTGATTTATTCAGCAAGACAACCGACGGTGCGCCGTGCACCAATCCTTGTTGTAGGGATAAATAA
- a CDS encoding NADPH-dependent FMN reductase — protein sequence MEKNHTVLLISGSIRKESYTRSLTEYIARTFENKGISAYHWNLLEKPLPIMIPELRDDSANHPDENVRTFADLALSCDATVLSSPIYHNSFSGVLKNALDHLRNPHFAYKPMGLVSHGGDGSKQAVDQLRIVGRGVNAIVTPTIICTSEDDFEGFELTSDSIKKRVDRFCDELMLFTETFRSIRAEQQKMIKDK from the coding sequence ATGGAAAAAAATCATACTGTACTCCTCATAAGTGGAAGCATAAGAAAAGAATCGTATACGAGAAGCTTGACTGAATACATTGCAAGAACGTTTGAAAATAAGGGCATTTCTGCATATCACTGGAATTTACTGGAAAAACCACTGCCGATCATGATTCCGGAATTGCGGGACGATAGCGCCAACCATCCTGATGAGAATGTGCGGACATTCGCAGATCTTGCTTTAAGCTGTGATGCGACAGTACTCTCAAGTCCTATTTACCACAATTCATTTTCAGGTGTTTTGAAAAATGCGCTCGATCATTTAAGAAACCCGCATTTTGCCTATAAACCAATGGGTCTCGTCAGCCATGGCGGCGATGGAAGTAAACAGGCTGTTGACCAGTTGAGAATTGTGGGGAGGGGAGTCAATGCCATTGTGACGCCGACTATTATTTGTACAAGCGAAGATGATTTTGAAGGATTTGAACTTACATCAGATAGCATCAAAAAGCGAGTTGACCGTTTTTGTGATGAACTCATGTTGTTTACTGAAACATTCAGATCAATACGCGCTGAACAACAAAAGATGATAAAAGATAAATAG
- a CDS encoding YdcF family protein: MNSEVDVFAKIIWDYMLMHHTLKPMDALFVLGSNDLRVAERAGDLYGEGLSNYVLCAGGNGKDSWFAKPEAEVFAEALLKRGVPREALILECASTNTGENILFMKKVLHDLKLHFTSFILVQKPYMERRTFATFRKQWPEAECLVTSPQISFEEYGRDEDFKKRYINVMVGDLLRIQEYPALGYQIEQEIPSEVWNAGQRLLMLGFDKYALAVQE, from the coding sequence ATGAATTCTGAAGTAGATGTGTTTGCAAAAATCATCTGGGACTATATGCTCATGCACCATACATTGAAGCCCATGGATGCGCTATTTGTTTTAGGTTCAAATGATCTGCGAGTTGCCGAGCGAGCAGGGGACTTGTATGGGGAAGGACTTAGCAACTATGTTCTTTGTGCCGGGGGGAATGGCAAGGATTCATGGTTTGCAAAACCTGAAGCAGAAGTATTTGCAGAAGCCCTTCTCAAAAGAGGTGTTCCAAGAGAAGCTCTCATTCTTGAATGTGCCTCAACGAATACCGGAGAAAATATATTGTTTATGAAAAAGGTATTGCATGATCTCAAGTTGCATTTCACTTCTTTCATTCTCGTTCAAAAGCCCTACATGGAGCGAAGGACATTTGCTACATTCAGAAAACAGTGGCCTGAAGCAGAATGTCTTGTAACATCCCCACAAATTTCTTTTGAAGAATATGGCAGGGACGAGGACTTCAAGAAACGGTATATCAATGTGATGGTGGGCGACCTCCTCCGGATTCAGGAGTACCCTGCATTGGGGTATCAGATTGAACAAGAAATTCCAAGCGAAGTATGGAACGCAGGGCAGAGATTGCTTATGCTTGGATTTGATAAGTATGCCTTGGCTGTACAAGAATGA
- a CDS encoding DNA-3-methyladenine glycosylase, translating to MMKHTILSKAFFSRPVLQVAPELLGKHLVRLNSDGSRAEHSIIEVEAYDGEKDLACHASKGKTKRTEVMYGPAGYWYVYLCYGMYYMLNVVTGAVGYPAAVLIRGLSDARGPGILTKKLEISKEQNEKKLSKASGLWIEDRGMSIPKKNIIRTPRIGVSYAKEWAEKPYRFLVEGYC from the coding sequence ATGATGAAGCATACTATTCTTTCGAAAGCATTTTTCAGTCGGCCAGTGCTTCAAGTAGCCCCCGAATTACTTGGAAAGCATCTGGTGCGATTAAACTCTGATGGAAGTAGAGCAGAACATAGTATTATCGAAGTAGAAGCGTATGATGGTGAAAAAGATTTGGCGTGCCATGCATCAAAGGGTAAAACAAAGCGGACAGAAGTGATGTATGGGCCTGCCGGATATTGGTATGTCTATCTTTGTTACGGAATGTATTATATGCTGAATGTTGTGACTGGGGCGGTAGGATATCCCGCAGCAGTTCTTATTCGGGGATTGTCTGATGCTAGGGGACCGGGGATACTAACAAAGAAGCTGGAAATTTCCAAAGAGCAGAATGAAAAGAAACTATCAAAAGCATCAGGTCTTTGGATTGAAGATCGCGGAATGAGTATTCCGAAAAAAAATATCATACGGACTCCCAGGATAGGTGTTTCATACGCGAAGGAGTGGGCAGAAAAACCCTATCGATTTCTAGTGGAGGGGTATTGTTGA
- a CDS encoding NUDIX domain-containing protein has translation MSENKFPRGIELVVGTLIERDDGRILITKSPKWSGKWTVPGGHIDPGESILNAAKREGEEETGLSLESVSIVCHGENIDSLEFHRSAHFIFFICHLRVIGGEICLQESELTESAWVLPEEALHYDLTEIHPRLLQAFIDIQSIK, from the coding sequence ATGAGTGAAAACAAATTTCCTCGAGGAATAGAGTTGGTTGTTGGAACGCTCATTGAGCGAGATGACGGTAGGATCCTTATCACTAAGTCGCCGAAATGGTCGGGAAAGTGGACGGTACCAGGAGGACACATTGATCCAGGTGAGTCAATTCTTAATGCAGCCAAGAGGGAAGGCGAAGAAGAGACGGGGCTGTCTCTTGAGTCGGTATCAATTGTGTGTCATGGAGAGAATATCGACTCCCTTGAGTTTCACCGTTCAGCTCATTTTATTTTCTTCATCTGTCACTTGAGAGTTATTGGCGGTGAGATATGCCTTCAGGAGAGCGAGCTCACAGAAAGTGCATGGGTACTGCCGGAAGAAGCTCTTCACTATGATTTGACAGAGATCCACCCAAGACTCTTACAAGCATTTATAGATATTCAATCCATAAAATAG
- the rhuM gene encoding RhuM family protein: protein MNEKQATNQIVIYERKDGAHFEVRLVGETAWMNQVQIGNLFVVKKAAISKHIKNIYQEGELERKPTVSKMETVQREGGRIVKRDVEYYNLDMIIAIGYRVNSRHATRFRIWATKVLKDYIVKGYSINERRLKEEYQLKIKDLERTIATLQAVRDSHK from the coding sequence ATGAACGAAAAACAGGCTACAAATCAAATTGTGATCTATGAGCGTAAGGACGGCGCTCATTTTGAGGTGCGCTTAGTTGGAGAAACCGCATGGATGAATCAGGTACAGATTGGTAATCTCTTTGTAGTGAAAAAAGCCGCCATTTCTAAGCATATTAAAAATATTTATCAAGAAGGTGAGCTTGAGAGAAAACCAACTGTTTCCAAAATGGAAACAGTTCAGCGAGAGGGTGGGCGTATTGTTAAGAGAGATGTCGAATACTACAATCTAGATATGATTATTGCAATCGGGTATCGAGTAAATTCCCGCCATGCGACGAGATTTAGGATTTGGGCAACAAAAGTATTAAAGGATTATATTGTTAAGGGATATTCGATCAACGAACGCCGCCTCAAAGAGGAGTACCAGCTAAAAATCAAAGATCTTGAGCGAACTATCGCAACACTTCAGGCCGTACGCGATTCTCATAAATAA
- a CDS encoding alpha/beta fold hydrolase, producing the protein MECLIKIRLNKKIHLTGRLRGPLKKPLVIFVHGLTGNMDEHIFYNGARYFEGHGISSFRFNLYDWTQGTRKLDISTLALHASDLDFVVKYFRKRGAKKIFVVGHSYGGPTIMKSKDKDFQGVIFWDPSFFTLKYFLESKWLPSIKMYLCRWAYPVLLSKKYVEEARRTNTLALIQKLAMPIKIITAGKGVLVKTSKKYFKALNVPKELVILDGATHCFDEDGYEEKLFSETLSWVRRCCSMAKINLNDSYDH; encoded by the coding sequence ATGGAGTGTTTAATAAAAATAAGACTCAATAAAAAAATCCATCTCACGGGCCGCTTGCGAGGGCCTCTCAAAAAACCCTTGGTCATTTTTGTCCATGGCCTCACGGGAAACATGGATGAACATATTTTTTATAACGGCGCCCGGTATTTTGAAGGGCATGGCATTTCTTCATTTCGTTTTAATTTGTATGATTGGACACAAGGAACGCGCAAACTTGATATTTCCACGTTAGCGCTGCATGCATCCGATCTGGATTTTGTGGTGAAATATTTTCGAAAGAGGGGAGCAAAGAAGATTTTTGTTGTGGGTCATAGCTACGGCGGGCCTACGATCATGAAATCAAAAGATAAAGACTTTCAAGGAGTTATTTTTTGGGATCCAAGTTTCTTCACACTAAAGTATTTTCTGGAGAGTAAGTGGCTGCCAAGCATAAAGATGTATCTTTGCAGATGGGCATATCCAGTTCTGCTTTCCAAAAAATATGTTGAAGAAGCTCGCAGAACAAATACTCTCGCGCTCATTCAGAAGTTAGCAATGCCCATTAAAATTATTACTGCAGGCAAGGGTGTTTTGGTAAAAACATCTAAAAAATATTTTAAAGCGCTTAACGTTCCAAAAGAATTAGTTATTCTCGATGGCGCAACCCATTGCTTTGATGAGGATGGATATGAGGAAAAACTTTTTAGCGAAACACTTTCTTGGGTAAGAAGGTGTTGTTCTATGGCGAAGATAAATCTTAATGATTCGTATGACCATTGA